The nucleotide sequence TCTCGCATGATGGAAGCCAACGTGTTCACTGCCCATTCCCTATCCCAACAAGCCATTTTCTATTTGCGAATGCTTTTGCACCTTCAAACTTCTATCAAGTTCTCCAACCCGAGATCATGAGCCAGGGGCCGCATCAACCACTACATACTCGTAGAAAACTCTCctcacaagcatgcaaggcatctcaacATGATATTATAAATATGCAGCAGAATAATTTAACTAATTATATACAAACTTTATTTCACTAACTAACTCAACTTGCAATGTCTCACAAATCTAATACTAAggtaaaacatcaatttaaataaactctaatctaagataacttttGTCACAGTTCTTTTAGCCACTCTCCCATATTAAAAACTTAAGTAGGCTAGTTCTCCGCatctgtaaaaaaaataaaaaataagaaatcataTAATGAGCTAAACAACCTACTAAGCAATGATCACTTTAGCTAAACAAATTAGGCAATCAGATAGATAATAATTTGCAGAAAATAAGCATATATGCAATACCAATATACGaatcacattttttttaaaatcttaaAATTCTATTCATGGATTTaaattctttcaaatatttatttcaTCTTATCAATCCTAAGTTATGACTACATCATCTTATAGCAGGGTCATAACACCGACTAATCATCTTGCGATGAGCTGCACATCATCTTGTAGCAAAATCCTTTAAGACCGTTGGTCTGCTGGTGGTATGTCACTAATTCTCTTGGACACAACCTTTAGGAGAAATCATATGCCAATGTATTAGCCCCTATTGGTAGAGTGCTCAACATAGTTAGGTCCAAATTCAAATAGTTTTAGGTTTCATATTCTAGTTTTAAAATCATGAGGTGTCAAAATAAATCATTCATATCCATACTAAGATCATATATTGTCATAATATTCGAAAATTATTTAGGTCCGCGGACTGTAGCCCACGGGGGTGCAAACAAGTTCTGAAGCCACATTGGTTGACCCGAACCGGACCCAATTTGGATCCGAACTAAAtccgaattttttgggttggatcCGGATTATACATAGACCCAATTTGACCCAAATGatccgttgggtcaaaaattgtagcagTGGAGCCGACTCGGCCTGACCCAATCTTTTATTGGCTtggatttgaattcaaaattaggAACTAAATAAGGAAcctgattgggtcggagtcacTCATGACCCAACCCGGCCCATTTGCATCCCTACCGCAAACTCCATCTGCCACATAAGCCATTAATAAATAGGGGAGAGCTTGGAGCTTGTACACTATATTGTCGCCAAAAACCTACTGTGACATAGATATTTCTGACTATTTTGCTGTAGAAAGGAGAAATGGATATATTATCAGAAAATTGTTGCATATTAGAAAAAGTAGGTTCCATGCTTAACAGGGGAATCAAAAATCCAACGCTTATCAATGAAGTTAATAGTCATTCCATTACAACTAATATAACAAGGCCATCTCTTTATGACAGTCTTACATGAAGAAATGATAGCTTGCCAAGGGATATTATTGCATTCCAAACAtgcaaaactaaaaaaattatattattttcgTCAAATATGCATTGTATGTGCTTAGGTGCTAGTATCACAGAAGCAGTAGATTTGGGGAAGCTTTAAGAAGTGTTGAAAGTGGATTGAATTATGGCATACATGAACGGTGGACTAGGTGGACCTCTAACAAgatttaaatataatattacatgAGATGGGCGGCCAAGATGCTATAATCATCATCCATTGATCATAAATGCATGTTGATAGAAATTTATTGGTACTTTATATAGTACAAGTAAAAGTGCACATGCAATATTGAGCAAAATTACTAATCTAAAAAACTAATTATTTAGTTATAATCTGTATATACCAATAATTTTGTTTTCCAAGCTATTGGAGTTTTAGACCGATGTTTTGAACTATTTTGAGCAAGGTCAATAAAATAAGTTGATTAGTTTATCTGACATGTAGAATTCCAATAAGACTACTTTTCACATTATTCCATTCTTGAAAATTTCATGTATAGCTTCATTCAAAAATACTTCTTGTCTATTTTGGTGGAAGTGAAAATTTCTTCTACAACAAAAGGATAAGGGTGGTGACTTCAACTTCCATTGAACATTGGATCACAAAAACGAAGACCTTCCTTGATCTCATCACTTGATAAAACTTAGTGCATATCTCACACCCTACATTAGTAAGAATGAAAACTCGGTGATTATTAAAATGTTAATCGTAATTTAATCTACAGGTACTTATGCTTTGGTTCATTAAGAGATAGAAAATTACCACACATTTTTCTCATTAAAAAGCGATAACCCTTTGTCATATAGTGACTTTTTTAGGAGCTTATTAATCTAGGAATTTGGCAAAAAATATGAtcaaatttgtagatgatcAGAGATTTCTACCTACAAAAATCCCATGCTACTTATAGCAATCCTATGATACTCATCTAGGCCTACAAATGGTTAGCTTTCAGTTCAACATATTCGTGCATTCAAATAATAGGCCTAAACAAGCCATAATGCATGCCTATCATGGAGTAAACATCCAAAATTACATGCAAGCCATAAAAGATATGAAAATGGGCAAATTAGGTCTTGATGGTGCTTGAGTTGCTAGCCTAACTTGGTCTTATGCTCAAAGCTTTGACATGGGATTATGAAAGTGGAAGGAGCATCCAAAGTTGCATAGGAGACTTGGACGGGGATTAAGTGATTGCAAAGAGGAGTTGGGTTGGAAAAGAAGAGAGCTTGTGAAGGGGTGAAACAAGAAAATTCATGAAGGTTTCCAGGAAGGTATTTATAAAGGTGGAAGGGGAAAACTATTAATCCAGAGTAGCTACTGTGGGATATGGTATCCGGCCCATCAATTGCCGGCCGGACGGTTATTCACCCCGCCTCTAgatcattatatattttttataacctTAATTATTAATAATCATGGACTTCTCTTGGTGGTTGGTACAAAAGAAGAGGACCTCCAAAGGACTCTTATGTAAAAATGGCTAGTTGTATCTGCCCTAATCAAGAGATTGAATGAAGAGGGAAAGTTGGAGAACAAATTACATTACTAGCACTATAAGAGAAACAGAATTTTGCAACTATAATATGATAACGCTAGAAAGAAGTGTTGGTAATTTGGTTACTATGCCAaaatttgccgatgctttttaCTAACAAACCAGCAAGATAATCAGCAACCTATTTACCTTCCTTAAATATGTGAGAATGCTAGAAGGCTTGTAGATTGAGGTGCACACTAGCTAGCAGTGTCTCAGAGATAGGGGTGATCACAATCACTGTTCAAGTTCATGAATTGATATTAGTGTGGAAATTAAAGATACATTATCGTTGCTAGCATTTGTAGCAACTTGCAATGGATGCCATGTAGGCCATGATGTGGATGCAATGAACTTTGTGAAAGATGCCATCTTGTGACAAGGGGGTTGTATGATTCATGAGATTATTGGATCACAAATATTATGCTGTTACTTTTGAGTGGATGAAATTTTTACGTTCTTGCAGTACAGTAGAAGCCCATTGTATTACTTTCGAAGTGACCTTGATAATCCACAATccaaaaaatcatgaaaagttTCTTGCTTGGATGGTCAGAACCAAATAGCAAAAATACATATCTTGGAAGCAATTTGTAACTCAATTTCTATACCATATTATAAATATCTTTCTAATCCAAAAGATCATGTTAATAATGGTACTTTAATTAGATATCCAAAATAGtatttatgttatattattttatctttttagttgCCAACTGTTTGAATTATTTCCTATTAAATCCACCgaattcaaatttaaatgaTCTAGGAGTATTCTACCCTTAATCCACTAAAGCCCATGCCTCtcaatcattttttattttatatattaattttcttgatGGCGCACCTCTTGTTCTTGGATTGCTGGTACTCAAATAAAATCAAAGATTCTTTCAGAATTACAAAATTTACACTTTTCAAAATGAGAATTCTGAACACAGAGAGCTAAAATGAGGAGATCTCTGAATACCGAGTCAAACGAGTTTAGATATAATAGCGGaccattttaaaaataatgaagggCCGTTATGGAGATAAGGGGATAAAACTGAAGGGTTGTTGTAAACCGGAAAACACTATACTAATATTATAAGAATCCTTCTTAATAGGGAGGTAAACTCGGGCTTCGGTTGTTTAAATTAGAATATAGTAGTTCGACATGTTTGACGATATCtaattttgagattatgtgGATCATATTATCCCGGAAGCAATGGTTCTGCCGCCTAAACCGCTAACCATTTTCCACCTCAAACTGCACTATAAATACCTGAAGCTCCATTGATTTACTGCCAGCGGCCAAaaaatctcctcctcctcctccacctcctccacctccatcTCCACCTCCGCCTCCGCGTCTCGCTGTATTAGAGAAGCTTTCAGTTTTAATAAAAATGGCGGGTGGTGCAATTGTGAATacaggaggagggaaggagtaCCCTGGGAAGATGACACTCTTTGTCTTCCTTTCTTGCCTTGTAGCCTCTAGTGGTGGCCTCATCTTTGGCTACGATATTGGGATTTCCGGTAACATTCGACATCCAAAACTTCTTTGACTTTATCCAATTTATCCATTCGAAGCTAAACATTCTATTTATGGGATTTtgtaataattttatcattttaaCTTTGCATGGAAATAAAGGTGGAGTGACATCGATGGAACCATTCTTGGCGAAGTTCTTCCCCTCAGTActcgagaaggagaaggaggcagTGAGCAACAACCAGTACTGCAAGTTTGATAGCCCGCTCCTGACAGCATTCACATCTTCCCTCTATCTGGCGGCTTTGGTTGCATCATTACTTGCATCTACAGTCACAAGGGTGTTTGGAAGGAAGTGGTCAATGTTTGGCGGTGGGATCACCTTCCTTGCAGGTTCTGCCATCAATGGTGCAGCTGAGAATGTCCTCATGCTCATCCTTGGTCGCATTTTACTTGGTATTGGAGTAGGATTTGCCAATCAGGTGAGAATGCAACACATAAAATTAATATTGTTGTCTTATCCTACATATTACAGCAATAAAGATATACTTATTTACTCttgcctctcttttttttcttcttacttTTAGTCGGTACCACTCTACCTCTCTGAAATGGCCCCAGCCAAGCTACGTGGGATGCTTAACATTGGCTTTCAGCTTATGATCACCATTGGCATCCTGGCTGCTAATTTCATTAATTATGGAACGAATCAAATCAGTGGAGGATGGGGGTGGCGGGTCAGCCTTGCCCTCGCAGCCGTCCCTGCTGCCATCATCACCTTCGGCTCACTGGTCCTTCCTGACACCCCCAACTCCCTTGTGGAGCGAGGGCACAGTGACCATGCAAAAGTCATGCTCAGAAGGATTCGTGGAACTGATGAGATCCAATGCGAGTATGAGGATATTGTGGCTGCCAGTGAAGAGGCCAAGGCCGTGCAGCACCCTTGGTCCAACATAATAAAGAGGAAGTACAGGCCTCAGCTCACCATGGCCATCTTGATCCCCTTCTTCCAGCAGTTGACCGGAATCAACGTTATCATGTTCTATGCCCCGGTGCTATTCAAAACAATTGGATTCGGCGACGATGCCTCCCTTATGTCCGCTGTGATCAGCGGTCTCGTTAATGTGGTTGCAACATTTGTCTCCATTGCAACTGTTGATAAGTTTGGTCGAAGGATACTCTTCCTGGAAGGCGGCACGCAAATGTTCATAAGCCAGGTACACATGCAATAGCTAGCTAAACAATATCATTACGGTAATGGACGATGTATAATTCTAGATTAATGTTCAAGTATTTCTAGATCGGATGATTTAACTATTCTTTTCGTGGCATAGATAATTGTGGGGACTTTGATTGGCATCAAGTTTGGGACCACTGGAGAAGCAACACTATCCAAAGAATATGCATTCTTTGTGGTGCTTTTTGTCTGCGTCTTCGTAGCTGCCTTTGCATGGTCATGGGGCCCAATGGGGTGGCTGGTTCCTAGTGAGATTTTCCCTCTGGAGATCCGTTCAGCAGGTCAAGCCATCAATGTTTCTGTCAACATGTTCTTTACCTTCGTCATTGGCCAATTCTTCCTCACGTTGCTTTGCCACATGAAATTTGGTCTCTTCTACTTCTTTGCTGGGTGGCAGCTGGTGATGACAATTTTCATTGCCCTATTTCTTCCTGAGACCAAGAATGTGCCCATTGAAGAGATGGTCCATGTCTGGAAGAAGCATTGGTTCTGGGGCAAGTTCATTGCTGAGGGGGACATTCATGGCGGAAAGGTGGACAATGGTGTGTGATGCATGCATGTGAGATGTGATAAATGTGAGAGTGATCAATTCAGAATGAGCTTTGAATATAATGATGAGATTTGATCACCAAGGCCCTTGTTTGTTCCCAAATAATGTACTTCAATACCAATTTCCGCAAGAAAATGGGCAAATCTCAATATCgcattatataaaatatatgtaaTTCCTGGATAGGTCGCATACTTGCtcaattcttcttcttctcctctcttctctgtgCGTGTGTGAGTTAAGATCCATCAAACCCTATTGAGTATCTTCTTCTAAAGGCATTTAACTTTTGCAAGATCCATGGAAATGCCGTAGAACATCCAAGCACTAGTATGAAAATATGCTGAGAAAGACTTTCACATAGATATATATCCAGCAGCACCTTTCCCCTTCCTCCTCCGATTTTTTTTCATGCAGGAACTCCAGTTCTCTCCATTTTTAGGCCTACATGTCACCCATCTATCACCACCTTATCAGAAGAACCATTACCGGCAACGAATGCAGAAATTCTTTCTCGGATCGCCATATACTAAAATGGCAGTTTGATAAGAATTCAAAGCCAAATATGACCGTGGATCTGGTATCATACAATTTTGTGAGATTTGGAAGCAAGAAATGCCTCAACTACAGTAAACATGAATTGGCATAACAAGCAGCATTTAGAATATGCACCCCTTTTTTGTTTGGCAAATGTTTTCTGAATCTTGGTGCTGCTTCTCTGAGTGGGTAATTATGGCATCATTTCATTAAAATTAAGGATTGGGAACAACTCCATTGTTTTCCTAACAGGAGAAAGA is from Phoenix dactylifera cultivar Barhee BC4 chromosome 6, palm_55x_up_171113_PBpolish2nd_filt_p, whole genome shotgun sequence and encodes:
- the LOC103713363 gene encoding sugar transport protein MST6-like, which gives rise to MAGGAIVNTGGGKEYPGKMTLFVFLSCLVASSGGLIFGYDIGISGGVTSMEPFLAKFFPSVLEKEKEAVSNNQYCKFDSPLLTAFTSSLYLAALVASLLASTVTRVFGRKWSMFGGGITFLAGSAINGAAENVLMLILGRILLGIGVGFANQSVPLYLSEMAPAKLRGMLNIGFQLMITIGILAANFINYGTNQISGGWGWRVSLALAAVPAAIITFGSLVLPDTPNSLVERGHSDHAKVMLRRIRGTDEIQCEYEDIVAASEEAKAVQHPWSNIIKRKYRPQLTMAILIPFFQQLTGINVIMFYAPVLFKTIGFGDDASLMSAVISGLVNVVATFVSIATVDKFGRRILFLEGGTQMFISQIIVGTLIGIKFGTTGEATLSKEYAFFVVLFVCVFVAAFAWSWGPMGWLVPSEIFPLEIRSAGQAINVSVNMFFTFVIGQFFLTLLCHMKFGLFYFFAGWQLVMTIFIALFLPETKNVPIEEMVHVWKKHWFWGKFIAEGDIHGGKVDNGV